One Glycine soja cultivar W05 chromosome 2, ASM419377v2, whole genome shotgun sequence genomic region harbors:
- the LOC114375631 gene encoding uncharacterized protein LOC114375631, which produces MYDNLNDTSKSSGRQLARYITLLQCWIYEHFSSGVEAITADDYHERKPHAFVVMHQPERVVRQFGYVQTIPPYSSGSRLCIEDIDNRWMHFSKYPAPPEHPIRHLYVTQDDTYVEPDIPQYPVAPTAVEEAPAHAPSHVEQPRHAMEDCQSIAERLERLLNLRIVTEDTEAYNVMEYYLRIAKGVTADHNIYVRSRRRRRIEDT; this is translated from the exons ATGTACGACAATTTGAATGATACGTCTAAGAGCAGTGGTAGACAACTTGCCAGATATATCACGCTATTACAA TGTTGGATTTATGAGCATTTTTCATCTGGTGTTGAGGCTATTACTGCTGACGATTATCATGAAAGGAAACCACATGCCT TTGTTGTCATGCACCAACCAGAGAGGGTTGTGCGGCAGTTTGGGTATGTTCAGACTATTCCTCCATACTCTTCGGGTTCAAGATTATGCATAGAAGATATTGACAATAGATGGATGCATTTCTCTAAGTACCCTGCACCG CCCGAGCATCCAATTAGACATCTATATGTCACGCAAGATGACACATATGTGGAACCAGATATTCCTCAGTACCCGGTGGCGCCAACAGCTGTGGAGGAAGCACCTGCACATGCACCTTCTCATGTAGAGCAGCCTCGACATGCAATG GAGGATTGCCAATCAATAGCTGAAAGGTTGGAACGGTTGCTCAACCTAAGGATAGTGACTGAAGACACAGAAGCATACAATGTCATGGAATACTACCTAAGGATCGCCAAAGGTGTGACTGCAGATCACAATATATATGTACGGTCGCGACGAAGGCGACGCATAGAAGACACATGA
- the LOC114393140 gene encoding probable glutathione S-transferase: MEEVKLIATHQSFPCARVEWALRIKGVEYEYLKEDLANKSSLLLQSNPVHKKVPVLLHNNKPIAESLVILEYIDETWKKNPLLPLDPYERAQARFWARFIDEKCVLAVWGATVAQGEEKEKAVGAALESLALLEKEIQGKKYFGGEKIGYLDIAAGCMSLWFSVLEELGEMELLNAERFPSLHEWSQNFLQTSPVKDCIPSRESVVEYFSFGINYVRSLAASSKS, encoded by the exons ATGGAAGAAGTGAAGCTGATTGCTACACATCAAAGCTTCCCTTGTGCCAGGGTAGAATGGGCTTTAAGGATAAAAGGTGTTGAATATGAGTACTTAAAAGAAGACTTAGCAAATAAGAGTTCTTTGCTTCTTCAATCTAACCCTGTCCACAAGAAAGTTCCAGTGCTCCTACATAATAACAAGCCTATAGCTGAATCACTTGTCATCCTGGAGTACATAGATGAGACATGGAAGAAGAACCCTTTGCTACCACTTGATCCATATGAGAGAGCACAGGCTCGCTTCTGGGCTAGGTTTATTGATGAGAAG TGTGTGTTAGCTGTATGGGGAGCTACCGTGGCGCaaggagaagagaaagagaaagctGTGGGTGCTGCACTAGAGTCTCTGGCACTTCTTGAGAAGGAAATTCAAGGGAAGAAGTATTTTGGTGGAGAGAAGATTGGTTATCTTGATATTGCAGCTGGCTGCATGTCTCTTTGGTTCAGTGTCCTGGAAGAGCTTGGAGAGATGGAGCTACTCAATGCTGAGAGGTTCCCTTCTCTTCATGAATGGAGTCAGAACTTCTTACAGACTTCACCTGTCAAAGATTGCATTCCATCCAGGGAAAGTGTGGTTGAATATTTCAGCTTTGGCATCAACTATGTGCGTTCCTTAGCAGCATCCAGTAAATCTTGA
- the LOC114393132 gene encoding eukaryotic translation initiation factor 3 subunit E-like: protein MAEYDLTPRMAPNLDRHLVFPLLEFLQERQLYDDNHILKAKIDLLNNTNMVDYAMDIHKSLYHTEEVPHDMVDRRAEVVARLKSLEEAAAPLVAFLQNAAAVQELRADKQYNLQMLNDRYQIGPAQIEALYQYSKFQFECGNYSGAADYLYQYRALCTNSERSLSALWGKLAAEILMQNWDIALEELNRLKEIIDSKNFASPLNQVQSRIWLMHWSLFIFFNHDNGRTQIIDLFNQDKYLNAIQTSAPHLLRYLATAFIVNKRRRPQFKDFIKVIQQEQHSYTDPITEFLACVYVNYDFDGAQKKMRECEEVILNDPFLGKRVEESNFSTVPLRDEFLENARLFIFETYCRIHQRIDMGVLAEKLNLNYEEAERWIVNLIRSSKLDAKIDSETGTVIMEPNHPNVYEQLIDHTKALNGRTYKLVSQLLEHAQAQTAR from the exons ATGGCCGAGTACGACCTAACCCCGCGGATGGCGCCGAATCTGGACAGGCACCTTGTGTTCCCCCTCCTGGAGTTCCTGCAGGAGCGCCAGCTGTACGACGACAACCACATCCTGAAGGCGAAGATCGACCTCCTCAACAACACCAACATGGTCGACTACGCCATGGACATCCATAAAAGCCTATATCACACCGAGGAGGTACCCCACGACATGGTCGACCGCAGGGCCGAGGTAGTCGCCCGCCTCAAGTCCCTCGAGGAGGCTGCCGCCCCCCTCGTTGCGTTCCTCCAGAACGCTGCTGCCGTGCAGGAGCTCCGTGCCGACAAGCAGTACAATCTTCAGATGCTCAATGACCGATATcag ATTGGTCCTGCACAGATCGAAGCATTGTACCAATATTCCAAATTCCAGTTTGAGTGTGGAAACTACTCTGGTGCTGCTGACTATCTTTATCAATACAGAGCTTTGTGCACAAATAGTGAAAGGAGTTTGAGTGCATTGTGGGGGAAGCTGGCAGCTGAAATTTTGATGCAGAACTGGGACATTGCTCTTGAAGAGCTCAATCGCTTGAAGGAAATCATTGATTCAAAG AATTTTGCATCACCTTTGAACCAGGTGCAAAGCAGAATATGGCTGATGCATTGGAGTCTGTTCATCTTTTTTAATCATGACAATGGGAGAACACAAATAATTGATCTGTTCAATCAGGACAA GTATTTAAATGCTATCCAAACTAGTGCTCCACACCTTTTACGATACTTGGCCACAGCATTCATTGTTAACAAGAGGAGGAGGCCTCAATTCAAGGATTTTATTAAAGTTATTCAACAAGAGCAGCATTCATATACGGACCCTATCACTGAGTTTTTGGCTTGTGTTTATGTCAACTATGATTTTGATGGGGCACAAAAGAAGATGAGGGAATGTGAAGAA GTGATTCTCAATGATCCCTTCCTTGGCAAAAGAGTTGAAGAAAGCAACTTTTCAACTGTACCACTAAGGGATGAGTTCCTTGAAAATGCTAGGCTATTTATCTTTGAAACATACTGTAGAATACACCAACGGATTGACATGGG AGTGCTTGCTGAgaagttaaatttgaattatgAGGAGGCTGAGAGATGGATTGTTAATCTCATCCGTAGCTCAAAGCTTGATGCCAAAATTGACTCCGAAACTGGAACTGTTATCATGGAACCTAATCATCCAAATGT GTATGAGCAACTGATAGACCATACCAAGGCCCTTAACGGACGTACTTACAAGTTGGTCAGTCAACTTCTGGAACACGCACAAGCTCAAACTGCCCGGTAA